The following proteins are encoded in a genomic region of Gemmatimonadota bacterium:
- a CDS encoding cysteine hydrolase family protein, which translates to MSHTYSLNARYYRALPIDAPGYESIRLELPVAKTALIGLHCWNIGCPDGPAIDPNYCVGMGWPQATAEAARIMAEVIRPAMDLARKIGMPVCHVETDWMAHQYPHIPSRRKETSQPEPENRAQTMRNRAHGPNYLTKSPLANMKRAAIVSPIQDEPLVFYTDALDTYLKTRDITTLIYTGFATDMCILGAEGGARDMLARGYQCILMRDGTVGVETPSTYPEKLATRYGTHIFEWQLGYSTTFRDFAQAFSA; encoded by the coding sequence ATGTCACACACATATTCCCTGAACGCCCGGTATTATCGCGCCCTGCCCATCGACGCCCCAGGCTACGAATCTATTCGCCTCGAATTACCCGTTGCAAAAACCGCCTTGATCGGCCTGCACTGCTGGAACATCGGCTGTCCAGATGGCCCGGCAATTGACCCCAACTACTGTGTGGGCATGGGCTGGCCCCAGGCAACCGCCGAAGCCGCGCGCATCATGGCCGAAGTCATACGCCCCGCCATGGACCTCGCGCGCAAAATCGGAATGCCCGTCTGCCATGTAGAAACCGATTGGATGGCGCATCAGTACCCCCATATCCCATCCCGGCGCAAAGAAACATCACAACCAGAACCCGAAAATCGCGCACAAACCATGCGAAACCGCGCGCACGGCCCGAACTACCTCACAAAATCGCCACTTGCAAACATGAAACGGGCCGCCATCGTCTCCCCGATACAAGACGAACCCCTCGTCTTTTACACCGACGCACTCGACACCTACCTCAAAACGCGCGACATCACAACCCTCATCTACACGGGATTTGCAACCGACATGTGCATCCTCGGCGCCGAAGGCGGAGCCAGAGACATGCTCGCCCGCGGTTATCAATGCATCCTCATGCGCGACGGAACAGTCGGCGTGGAAACCCCCAGCACCTATCCCGAAAAATTGGCTACCCGTTACGGCACGCACATCTTCGAGTGGCAACTGGGATACAGCACCACCTTTCGAGATTTCGCTCAGGCGTTTTCAGCCTGA
- a CDS encoding carboxymuconolactone decarboxylase family protein has translation MGIDNLRSAMPDYARDIRLNLGSVISASRLDPAMAWGSALTAALVSKNEQVIQNIIEDAQAVMDEQHIKAAKSAAAMMSMTNVWYKFTDLIRDNEVKNQPPKLRMNAVLTHGGVDRALFEAWSLSASVVNACGICVNAHASQLNKLGIDAQQIADIARIATVIKSVADTLSFETLSNG, from the coding sequence ATGGGAATAGATAATCTGCGATCGGCAATGCCCGACTATGCGCGGGACATTCGATTGAACCTGGGATCGGTCATATCTGCGTCGCGTCTCGACCCGGCAATGGCCTGGGGATCGGCACTTACAGCAGCACTGGTATCGAAAAATGAACAGGTGATTCAGAACATCATCGAAGACGCACAGGCCGTCATGGACGAACAACACATCAAAGCAGCAAAATCTGCCGCTGCCATGATGAGCATGACCAATGTGTGGTATAAATTCACCGACCTCATTCGGGACAACGAAGTAAAGAACCAGCCGCCCAAATTGCGAATGAATGCCGTGCTGACCCACGGCGGTGTTGATCGCGCATTGTTCGAAGCGTGGAGCCTCTCGGCAAGTGTGGTAAACGCGTGTGGTATTTGCGTAAACGCACACGCATCGCAATTGAACAAACTGGGCATTGACGCACAACAAATCGCAGACATCGCCCGCATTGCCACCGTAATAAAATCAGTGGCAGATACGCTATCCTTTGAAACATTGTCCAACGGTTAA
- a CDS encoding DegT/DnrJ/EryC1/StrS family aminotransferase: MSIQERAKYGAEAFDELAGSLPQPFPRTMGPNCITYLQEVVTSGLQCDMIRRFEAAFESEMGIKHCIGTPGCTAALNILAAALNLEPGDEIIVSPITDYGTVMGLLKENYIPVFPDTEPGTPLISARTIAPCITNRTRAILAVHITGLICDMDPIHILAKKHGLTVIEDVCQAVFGTYKGRLAGTLGDVAAFSFDSEKTLGSDVGGCVITDDDELAEQIRFIGQSRGGQMVEGLGRVHAVNGYALRMTQSTAAITLAQLEIIRPAVTHIDRMIRLITDKLAEIPGIIPLSIPDYLETYSCWMAGFSIDPNAFTCDAESFAQQVAEAGLTGAGLGKYYLMPAALPFLTDKAEKHLHPFSKPPASHTYTYNANTCPNARDFLDNFIRWTTFCEKYRPEHCDLVAQIVATVADRNRV, from the coding sequence ATGTCTATTCAAGAACGCGCAAAATACGGTGCCGAAGCATTTGACGAACTCGCGGGCAGCCTGCCCCAACCCTTCCCTCGCACCATGGGTCCAAATTGTATCACATACCTCCAGGAAGTCGTCACATCGGGCCTGCAATGCGACATGATTCGGCGATTTGAAGCCGCTTTCGAAAGCGAAATGGGCATCAAACACTGCATCGGCACACCCGGATGCACCGCAGCCCTCAACATACTCGCAGCCGCGCTCAATCTCGAACCCGGCGATGAAATCATCGTATCGCCCATCACCGACTACGGCACGGTCATGGGCCTGCTCAAAGAAAACTACATCCCGGTCTTCCCCGACACCGAACCCGGCACACCGCTCATCAGCGCCCGCACCATCGCACCCTGTATCACCAACCGCACGCGTGCCATTCTCGCCGTCCACATAACCGGCCTCATCTGCGACATGGACCCCATCCACATCCTGGCAAAAAAACACGGCCTGACCGTCATTGAAGACGTATGCCAGGCCGTATTTGGCACGTACAAAGGCCGCCTTGCAGGCACGCTCGGCGACGTCGCCGCCTTCTCATTCGACTCCGAAAAAACACTCGGCTCCGACGTCGGCGGTTGTGTCATCACAGACGACGATGAACTCGCCGAACAAATTCGGTTCATCGGTCAAAGCAGAGGCGGACAAATGGTTGAAGGACTGGGGCGCGTACACGCCGTAAACGGATACGCCCTCCGCATGACCCAATCGACCGCCGCCATCACCCTCGCACAACTCGAAATCATCCGCCCGGCCGTTACACATATCGACCGCATGATTCGCCTCATCACCGACAAACTCGCCGAAATCCCCGGCATCATCCCACTATCCATACCGGATTACCTGGAAACCTATTCCTGCTGGATGGCCGGATTCAGCATCGACCCCAACGCCTTTACATGCGACGCCGAATCCTTTGCACAGCAAGTCGCCGAAGCAGGACTCACCGGAGCGGGACTCGGCAAATACTATCTCATGCCCGCCGCACTGCCCTTTTTAACGGACAAAGCCGAAAAACACCTCCATCCCTTCTCCAAACCCCCGGCATCCCACACCTATACATACAACGCAAACACCTGTCCCAATGCCCGGGACTTCCTCGACAATTTCATCCGCTGGACGACCTTCTGCGAAAAATACCGACCCGAACACTGCGACCTCGTCGCCCAAATTGTCGCCACCGTCGCCGACCGGAATCGAGTCTGA